The Salminus brasiliensis chromosome 3, fSalBra1.hap2, whole genome shotgun sequence genome contains a region encoding:
- the arpp21 gene encoding cAMP-regulated phosphoprotein 21 isoform X3, with protein sequence MSDVESEEKTIFLESIISRETSPTCCVMEMKEEGCHDNSLVEQQIFSSAEPQDTGADQGQAKKTQKSKGKLTRSIAVCDESLPTESSSKESEVEETATADKAGSTECDEEEQGRRKEGSTRKKPNLSKESSLEYTDSTGIDLEEFLITTLKSSPRDRLMLLKLEQDMTDFMTDNCSYKKFPQMSSYHRMLVHRVAAYFGLEHNVDHSGKAIIINKTSNSRIPEQRFAEHVQEEKTEEKRSILKRDSSQEKEDIQLRGPPLKEQMKSKSIEEREEEYQRSSCLPKSVYIETRVPDDCCSLYSETQRRRQLFRSTKDGSGRLSGSRQSSVELECYWNDPRPWSSTDSDSSTWNSKPTQSRSDSSSKLCKSVSEAVATNCPLSGAPASNSPAYILVPPESSILPGSILINPHTGQPYLNPDGTPAVYNPPANQQPMSGQLNTMQPQAPPPPHQQQPVTCHGVPQYSTVTYLPPQQVLNTSQLHTPEQCREDLSSQFSHMTLNHQSSGDPSDPSACYLQGAHSYAQPQNTYAPPLPVDSYINSGMALAPPTAPPLQTCSQQNTQASMYSYPAQCPNTLQQYGPASYSPQTGYPALLTSQQQAYPSMVGTQVLPQTQQSIMGSYPSSSSYQMVPQLQSYSTVLVSRQAGQPQSAVPPAGVSVYCSTLPPSPPPPVSSLGVTCQSSSCRNACNRNQNQCWY encoded by the exons ATGTCTGACGTTGAAAGCGAAGAGAAAACGATTTTCCTGGAGTCCATAATAAGTAGGGAGACATCACCCACATGCTGTGTCATGGAAATGAAGGAGGAGGGTTGCCATGACAACAGCTTGGTGGAGCAGCAG ATATTCTCTTCTGCTGAACCACAGGACACAGGAGCTGACCAAGGACAAGCTAAAAAGACACAGAAG TCCAAAGGGAAACTCACTAGGAGCATAGCTGTGTGTGACGAGTCTTTACCCACTGAATCCAGCAGCAAG GAGTCTGAGGTAGAGGAGACCGCAACAGCTGACAAAGCTGGCAGCACTGAATGTGATGAGGAAGAACAAGGGAGACGCAAGGAGGGCAGCACAAGGAAAAAACCAAACTTATCCAAAG AATCAAGTCTGGAGTACACCGACTCCACAGGCATTGATCTGGAGGAGTTTCTGATCACTACTCTGAAGAGCAGCCCCAG AGACAGACTGATGCTGCTGAAACTGGAGCAAGACATGACTGATTTTATGACAGATAACTg CTCCTATAAGAAGTTCCCTCAGATGTCGTCCTATCACAGGATGCTGGTTCACAGAGTTGCGGCTTATTTTGGGCTGGAACACAACGTGGATCACAGTGGAAAAGCTATTATCATCAACAAAACCAGCAACTCCAGGAT ACCAGAGCAGCGGTTTGCTGAGCATGTGCAGGAGGAAAAGACTGAGGAGAAAAGGTCTATACTAAAGAGAGACAGCAGCCAGGAAAAAGAGGACATCcag CTAAGGGGGCCGCCGCTGAAGGAACAAATGAAGAGTAAGTCTattgaagagagagaggaggagtatCAGAGG TCATCCTGTCTTCCTAAAAGTGTTTACATTGAGACCAG AGTCCCAGATGACTGCTGTAGTTTGTACAGTGAGACTCAACGGAGGAGACAGCTTTTCAG GAGCACCAAGGATGGCTCTGGACGGCTGTCAGGCAGCAGACAGAGCAGTGTTGAACTGGAGTGTTACTGGAATGACCCTCGCCCCTGGAGCAGCACGGACTCCGACAGCTCCACTTGGAACTCCAAACCCACACAGTCACGATCAGACAGCAGCTCCAAGCTCTGCAAATCAG TGTCAGAGGCAGTGGCTACCAATTGCCCTCTATCAGGAGCTCCAGCTAGTAACAGTCCTGCTTATATCCTGGTGCCCCCAGAGTCATCCATACTTCCTGGGAGTATTCTGATAAACCCACACACAG GACAGCCATATTTGAATCCTGATGGAACGCCAGCTGTTTACAATCCACCAGCGAATCAGCAGCCAATGAGTGGTCAGCTTAACACAATGCAGCCACAGGCCCCGCCCCCTCCCCACCAGCAGCAGCCAGTGACATGTCATGGGGTTCCACAG TACTCCACTGTGACGTATCTCCCACCACAGCAGGTGTTAAACACCTCACAGCTCCACACACCAGAACAGTGT AGGGAGGACCTTTCATCCCAGTTCAGTCACATGACACTGAACCACCAGTCATCGGGTGATCCATCAGATCCATCTGCCTGCTATCTACAGGGAGCACACAGCTATGCACAGCCCCAGAACACTTATGCTCCACCACTTCCTGTAGACAGCTACATAAACTCAGGAATGGCTTTGGCCCCTCCTACGGCCCCACCCCTACAAACCTGCAGCCAACAGAACACTCAG GCCTCGATGTATAGTTACCCAGCCCAGTGTcccaacacactgcaacagtACGGACCAGCCAGTTACAGCCCACAGACAG GATATCCTGCTCTTCTAACCAGTCAGCAACAAGCATACCCAAGCATGGTTGGAACTCAGGTGCTACCCCAAACACAACAAAGCATCATGGGCTCCTACCCTTCCTCATCCTCTTATCAG ATGGTGCCACAGCTCCAGTCATACTCCACAGTGCTGGTGTCCAGGCAGGCTGGGCAGCCTCAGAGTGCAGTGCCCCCAGCTGGAGTGTCAGTATATTGCAGCACTTTGCCTCCTTCCCCACCTCCACCAGTCAGCTCCCTGGGTGTCACCTGCCAGTCAAGCAGCTGCAGAAATGCATGCAATAGAAACCAGAACCAGTGCTGGtactaa
- the arpp21 gene encoding cAMP-regulated phosphoprotein 21 isoform X2: MSDVESEEKTIFLESIISRETSPTCCVMEMKEEGCHDNSLVEQQDTGADQGQAKKTQKSKGKLTRSIAVCDESLPTESSSKESEVEETATADKAGSTECDEEEQGRRKEGSTRKKPNLSKESSLEYTDSTGIDLEEFLITTLKSSPRDRLMLLKLEQDMTDFMTDNCSYKKFPQMSSYHRMLVHRVAAYFGLEHNVDHSGKAIIINKTSNSRIPEQRFAEHVQEEKTEEKRSILKRDSSQEKEDIQLRGPPLKEQMKSKSIEEREEEYQRVRDRIFSQDSSCLPKSVYIETRVPDDCCSLYSETQRRRQLFRSTKDGSGRLSGSRQSSVELECYWNDPRPWSSTDSDSSTWNSKPTQSRSDSSSKLCKSVSEAVATNCPLSGAPASNSPAYILVPPESSILPGSILINPHTGQPYLNPDGTPAVYNPPANQQPMSGQLNTMQPQAPPPPHQQQPVTCHGVPQYSTVTYLPPQQVLNTSQLHTPEQCREDLSSQFSHMTLNHQSSGDPSDPSACYLQGAHSYAQPQNTYAPPLPVDSYINSGMALAPPTAPPLQTCSQQNTQASMYSYPAQCPNTLQQYGPASYSPQTGYPALLTSQQQAYPSMVGTQVLPQTQQSIMGSYPSSSSYQMVPQLQSYSTVLVSRQAGQPQSAVPPAGVSVYCSTLPPSPPPPVSSLGVTCQSSSCRNACNRNQNQCWY; encoded by the exons ATGTCTGACGTTGAAAGCGAAGAGAAAACGATTTTCCTGGAGTCCATAATAAGTAGGGAGACATCACCCACATGCTGTGTCATGGAAATGAAGGAGGAGGGTTGCCATGACAACAGCTTGGTGGAGCAGCAG GACACAGGAGCTGACCAAGGACAAGCTAAAAAGACACAGAAG TCCAAAGGGAAACTCACTAGGAGCATAGCTGTGTGTGACGAGTCTTTACCCACTGAATCCAGCAGCAAG GAGTCTGAGGTAGAGGAGACCGCAACAGCTGACAAAGCTGGCAGCACTGAATGTGATGAGGAAGAACAAGGGAGACGCAAGGAGGGCAGCACAAGGAAAAAACCAAACTTATCCAAAG AATCAAGTCTGGAGTACACCGACTCCACAGGCATTGATCTGGAGGAGTTTCTGATCACTACTCTGAAGAGCAGCCCCAG AGACAGACTGATGCTGCTGAAACTGGAGCAAGACATGACTGATTTTATGACAGATAACTg CTCCTATAAGAAGTTCCCTCAGATGTCGTCCTATCACAGGATGCTGGTTCACAGAGTTGCGGCTTATTTTGGGCTGGAACACAACGTGGATCACAGTGGAAAAGCTATTATCATCAACAAAACCAGCAACTCCAGGAT ACCAGAGCAGCGGTTTGCTGAGCATGTGCAGGAGGAAAAGACTGAGGAGAAAAGGTCTATACTAAAGAGAGACAGCAGCCAGGAAAAAGAGGACATCcag CTAAGGGGGCCGCCGCTGAAGGAACAAATGAAGAGTAAGTCTattgaagagagagaggaggagtatCAGAGGGTAAGAGACCGCATCTTCTCTCAGGAT TCATCCTGTCTTCCTAAAAGTGTTTACATTGAGACCAG AGTCCCAGATGACTGCTGTAGTTTGTACAGTGAGACTCAACGGAGGAGACAGCTTTTCAG GAGCACCAAGGATGGCTCTGGACGGCTGTCAGGCAGCAGACAGAGCAGTGTTGAACTGGAGTGTTACTGGAATGACCCTCGCCCCTGGAGCAGCACGGACTCCGACAGCTCCACTTGGAACTCCAAACCCACACAGTCACGATCAGACAGCAGCTCCAAGCTCTGCAAATCAG TGTCAGAGGCAGTGGCTACCAATTGCCCTCTATCAGGAGCTCCAGCTAGTAACAGTCCTGCTTATATCCTGGTGCCCCCAGAGTCATCCATACTTCCTGGGAGTATTCTGATAAACCCACACACAG GACAGCCATATTTGAATCCTGATGGAACGCCAGCTGTTTACAATCCACCAGCGAATCAGCAGCCAATGAGTGGTCAGCTTAACACAATGCAGCCACAGGCCCCGCCCCCTCCCCACCAGCAGCAGCCAGTGACATGTCATGGGGTTCCACAG TACTCCACTGTGACGTATCTCCCACCACAGCAGGTGTTAAACACCTCACAGCTCCACACACCAGAACAGTGT AGGGAGGACCTTTCATCCCAGTTCAGTCACATGACACTGAACCACCAGTCATCGGGTGATCCATCAGATCCATCTGCCTGCTATCTACAGGGAGCACACAGCTATGCACAGCCCCAGAACACTTATGCTCCACCACTTCCTGTAGACAGCTACATAAACTCAGGAATGGCTTTGGCCCCTCCTACGGCCCCACCCCTACAAACCTGCAGCCAACAGAACACTCAG GCCTCGATGTATAGTTACCCAGCCCAGTGTcccaacacactgcaacagtACGGACCAGCCAGTTACAGCCCACAGACAG GATATCCTGCTCTTCTAACCAGTCAGCAACAAGCATACCCAAGCATGGTTGGAACTCAGGTGCTACCCCAAACACAACAAAGCATCATGGGCTCCTACCCTTCCTCATCCTCTTATCAG ATGGTGCCACAGCTCCAGTCATACTCCACAGTGCTGGTGTCCAGGCAGGCTGGGCAGCCTCAGAGTGCAGTGCCCCCAGCTGGAGTGTCAGTATATTGCAGCACTTTGCCTCCTTCCCCACCTCCACCAGTCAGCTCCCTGGGTGTCACCTGCCAGTCAAGCAGCTGCAGAAATGCATGCAATAGAAACCAGAACCAGTGCTGGtactaa
- the arpp21 gene encoding cAMP-regulated phosphoprotein 21 isoform X1, with translation MSDVESEEKTIFLESIISRETSPTCCVMEMKEEGCHDNSLVEQQIFSSAEPQDTGADQGQAKKTQKSKGKLTRSIAVCDESLPTESSSKESEVEETATADKAGSTECDEEEQGRRKEGSTRKKPNLSKESSLEYTDSTGIDLEEFLITTLKSSPRDRLMLLKLEQDMTDFMTDNCSYKKFPQMSSYHRMLVHRVAAYFGLEHNVDHSGKAIIINKTSNSRIPEQRFAEHVQEEKTEEKRSILKRDSSQEKEDIQLRGPPLKEQMKSKSIEEREEEYQRVRDRIFSQDSSCLPKSVYIETRVPDDCCSLYSETQRRRQLFRSTKDGSGRLSGSRQSSVELECYWNDPRPWSSTDSDSSTWNSKPTQSRSDSSSKLCKSVSEAVATNCPLSGAPASNSPAYILVPPESSILPGSILINPHTGQPYLNPDGTPAVYNPPANQQPMSGQLNTMQPQAPPPPHQQQPVTCHGVPQYSTVTYLPPQQVLNTSQLHTPEQCREDLSSQFSHMTLNHQSSGDPSDPSACYLQGAHSYAQPQNTYAPPLPVDSYINSGMALAPPTAPPLQTCSQQNTQASMYSYPAQCPNTLQQYGPASYSPQTGYPALLTSQQQAYPSMVGTQVLPQTQQSIMGSYPSSSSYQMVPQLQSYSTVLVSRQAGQPQSAVPPAGVSVYCSTLPPSPPPPVSSLGVTCQSSSCRNACNRNQNQCWY, from the exons ATGTCTGACGTTGAAAGCGAAGAGAAAACGATTTTCCTGGAGTCCATAATAAGTAGGGAGACATCACCCACATGCTGTGTCATGGAAATGAAGGAGGAGGGTTGCCATGACAACAGCTTGGTGGAGCAGCAG ATATTCTCTTCTGCTGAACCACAGGACACAGGAGCTGACCAAGGACAAGCTAAAAAGACACAGAAG TCCAAAGGGAAACTCACTAGGAGCATAGCTGTGTGTGACGAGTCTTTACCCACTGAATCCAGCAGCAAG GAGTCTGAGGTAGAGGAGACCGCAACAGCTGACAAAGCTGGCAGCACTGAATGTGATGAGGAAGAACAAGGGAGACGCAAGGAGGGCAGCACAAGGAAAAAACCAAACTTATCCAAAG AATCAAGTCTGGAGTACACCGACTCCACAGGCATTGATCTGGAGGAGTTTCTGATCACTACTCTGAAGAGCAGCCCCAG AGACAGACTGATGCTGCTGAAACTGGAGCAAGACATGACTGATTTTATGACAGATAACTg CTCCTATAAGAAGTTCCCTCAGATGTCGTCCTATCACAGGATGCTGGTTCACAGAGTTGCGGCTTATTTTGGGCTGGAACACAACGTGGATCACAGTGGAAAAGCTATTATCATCAACAAAACCAGCAACTCCAGGAT ACCAGAGCAGCGGTTTGCTGAGCATGTGCAGGAGGAAAAGACTGAGGAGAAAAGGTCTATACTAAAGAGAGACAGCAGCCAGGAAAAAGAGGACATCcag CTAAGGGGGCCGCCGCTGAAGGAACAAATGAAGAGTAAGTCTattgaagagagagaggaggagtatCAGAGGGTAAGAGACCGCATCTTCTCTCAGGAT TCATCCTGTCTTCCTAAAAGTGTTTACATTGAGACCAG AGTCCCAGATGACTGCTGTAGTTTGTACAGTGAGACTCAACGGAGGAGACAGCTTTTCAG GAGCACCAAGGATGGCTCTGGACGGCTGTCAGGCAGCAGACAGAGCAGTGTTGAACTGGAGTGTTACTGGAATGACCCTCGCCCCTGGAGCAGCACGGACTCCGACAGCTCCACTTGGAACTCCAAACCCACACAGTCACGATCAGACAGCAGCTCCAAGCTCTGCAAATCAG TGTCAGAGGCAGTGGCTACCAATTGCCCTCTATCAGGAGCTCCAGCTAGTAACAGTCCTGCTTATATCCTGGTGCCCCCAGAGTCATCCATACTTCCTGGGAGTATTCTGATAAACCCACACACAG GACAGCCATATTTGAATCCTGATGGAACGCCAGCTGTTTACAATCCACCAGCGAATCAGCAGCCAATGAGTGGTCAGCTTAACACAATGCAGCCACAGGCCCCGCCCCCTCCCCACCAGCAGCAGCCAGTGACATGTCATGGGGTTCCACAG TACTCCACTGTGACGTATCTCCCACCACAGCAGGTGTTAAACACCTCACAGCTCCACACACCAGAACAGTGT AGGGAGGACCTTTCATCCCAGTTCAGTCACATGACACTGAACCACCAGTCATCGGGTGATCCATCAGATCCATCTGCCTGCTATCTACAGGGAGCACACAGCTATGCACAGCCCCAGAACACTTATGCTCCACCACTTCCTGTAGACAGCTACATAAACTCAGGAATGGCTTTGGCCCCTCCTACGGCCCCACCCCTACAAACCTGCAGCCAACAGAACACTCAG GCCTCGATGTATAGTTACCCAGCCCAGTGTcccaacacactgcaacagtACGGACCAGCCAGTTACAGCCCACAGACAG GATATCCTGCTCTTCTAACCAGTCAGCAACAAGCATACCCAAGCATGGTTGGAACTCAGGTGCTACCCCAAACACAACAAAGCATCATGGGCTCCTACCCTTCCTCATCCTCTTATCAG ATGGTGCCACAGCTCCAGTCATACTCCACAGTGCTGGTGTCCAGGCAGGCTGGGCAGCCTCAGAGTGCAGTGCCCCCAGCTGGAGTGTCAGTATATTGCAGCACTTTGCCTCCTTCCCCACCTCCACCAGTCAGCTCCCTGGGTGTCACCTGCCAGTCAAGCAGCTGCAGAAATGCATGCAATAGAAACCAGAACCAGTGCTGGtactaa